agaaaaagaagaaagactCTAAAGATGTAGAGTTTCATGTGAAATGCgacaaaaaaaacttttaattttatcaatgaatGGGTCAATTAACCAAAATATGCGACAGAAGTAGAGTTAGAAGTAAAGttggaattaaaaataaaaaataaaaattgaaagatacAGGATGAACTTATGAACTTAGTGAGGTGGAGGGAGAATGAATCATgaagttattataatatttaaaaataatagggTTATGAGATCCAAGACACACCTATGAGGGAAAGAGATGTAGAACGAGTGCTCTCAAAAGTTTTGGTGAGAAGCAAGTGGGAAAAGGATTTATTACTCAGTATCTAAGTTttgcatatttatataataaccaaacatttcaaaaaaattatatcatatcgAGATAATTTTTCTATTACCAGTGGATAAATTTTAGGTTGAAGTTATACTTCAATTGCAAATACATGactataaaaatgtaaattctTAATTGGCTTTCcattctttattttactttttacatcAATTGTTTTAACTTTTCATAATTTCTGCACACTTAATTTTTGACATCTCATTTTATTATACATAcagcttttttttcttctaaaaaataataaaaatataacaaaatataaaaataaaatattattttcttttcgaTGCATTTATGTGGCTTGCATATCTTAACatcttttttcaaataataaactatggtggtaattttcaaactattttttaaaaatatttgaggcTCGTCAACTTgatataataaatgtttgatgGTTTGAGGCTTATGAACTTGGTATATGTAAGGCTTGTTAGCCTAAATATACAAAAAGGTTTTTTAACTTGAAACATAAACATCAAAGAGGCAATTGAATGTCTGTAACAGTAAAAGTCAGAAAAATTCTACAAGTTACAAAGCTCTCCATGTAACAAAGGGGAAAAGTacataataaaagtttaacatagaagattaatatatatatatatatatatatatatatgcttacACACATTGTGTATATAATGGGGTAACATAAGTAGTAATCACTGTGGGAATGTTGAACATGATAGTAATAAAACCTGTCACAAATACTGTAACTGAAATTAGGAAGTATTAGAACTGATTAtccttattatttaaaagtcaTTATATTATGAGGAGGAAACTATTTGATGCAtagaaaagttatttatatgTGTGTgcgataaatatatatttctttttgtcattttcattaaaaaggagggaagaaatatatatagatatattagttaaataatatgaatagattaaatattatatgttagaaaaaaaaagatgatgatttttaaataaactttgatGGATCATAAACTTCTCGGtgaacaaataattataaaataaataaataaataattttgtttttcatttattttaaatattttgtaaaaaaggaGAAATTTTTAATCTCTGGcctaacaataaaataataaagttattaaaaaataatataatttaatagattattttagaaaatattatagtATAAATTTTGGATGTGATACAAACTCAAAATCCTTCTATTACAATCACTAATATTAAACTTTCACTTCAGCTACAACAACAACAGACACATAACATATAAAGACAAACTTAAAATCCTCCAAAAATGTCTCCTTTTCTGTAAACATGAAAATCAGTGTTAGATACATGCAATAACAAACTCATAGATACGAGAAATTCCTGAAACAGAGAGAAATAAAATGCAAATGAATGAGAATAGTTAATTGTTCAATTCTTAAAATAGGGTAATTAAAGCTGATGTTGatagatttggaaaattttaaaatgtggaaattacaattaatgttattatttctgcaagagttaaaacaattatatctGTAAAATATCTAGTTTTAGagtttaaattcaaaaaatgcaagaataaaaggaaaaaaaaaaatcatacatgaatgatatttatataacatgAGAAATAAGAGCATGTGAAGAATGCCAAAATATGTTGTGGCCAACATTTCTCAAAGAAAACTCCTTGATTTGGGTTAAGGTGGTGAGGAAGTAACCACATAGTTTTCGAGGTTGTTGAGTTTAGTAGacataacataaatataaataggttATAATATTCGATAAGGGTTCCCAGAAGCCTGAATGGGTTTCCGTTTACCACTTCGTCTTCTTCCTTGAAACCACACATCTCATGGCAATGGCACTCGACGCTGCAGTTTGGATCGTAAAGATGACATGGATTGCTCTCAGTGGCTGGATTAGTTCTTGTTTAACTGTTGCTGATGAATTTGCCTCTTCTCTACGTTCTGGCGATATTGGCCCTTTTCATGTGGGTTGACTCAATTATGTCTCTTTCTTCCAACGGTAATGGCTACACAGCATCACTTTTTGTACTTTTCGATTGCCCTTCAAACTGGGCTTGATTTGATGTACTGGGTATGtgtcaaaatctcttctttcagtcTTGCTTGTGTGTTTTGAGCTGGAGTGTAGTGGGTGGTTCTGGTTTGTATTTTTGGGTTATAGAAAAGGGCGTGTTTGTGTTGTGTGATTGGTTTCCTTGATTTGGGGAATTCCGAGGCTGCTTGTTTAAGGTTGTTGATTGCTTTGTTTCGGGATGAATTTGAATGCTAACACGATAGGTTGGTTCTCTGTTATTATTTGATTAGGTGATAATGCACTTGTATCAGTCAATTTCGCTATTAAGATCCATTCATAGTTGCTATTAGTGATTTGTTTGCTTagtttttgttcaattttgaGGCAGGGCTTTGCTTTAAGTAGTTTGCTGTATATGATAACCATTGAGCATCTGTGAGGGATCTGCAGTTCTTCTTTAGCCAAAGAAACACTATATTAGAGCATagcatattttctctttattatttgCAAGGAGTGTTAAAATGTGTCCAATCCAATCAATAACCTTGTCACCTTTTCATAGTATCTAATCCTAATTTAACTTTACCCTTTTGTAATGCTGTAATCTCTTGACCAATTAGATAATGTGATGAATATTGTGGTGTCTCAGCTGTATCAAGTTAAACCTTAAGATGTCATAAAAGCTTTCTAGAAATTACTATATTGTGCTGAGGCTAATTGGTCTGTATGTTGTTATGTTATATTAGTTCAGAATATTAGGAAAAGTACAGGTTGGATATAAATTGAAAGATTAAGGGTGCTACTTTTCATACTCTTATGAGAAAGTTGATGTTTAGAAAATTCTAGGAGCACTTATATATTatgcttaaatttatttttagtctctaaaaTTGGACACAAActaaaattcattctttttcaaACTGTATTAtgattcttaaattttaaaaataaattaatataacgTGTCAAACATGTTTTCAGATATTGATTATATTGTTTAACACGTTTGAAAGTTAAATATTAGTACAAAACACTATTaacaaaccaaaaaaaattaatgttgttgattaaaaaaattatatctatttatttttaaaatttgaaaatcaaaatatatcgaaacaagataaaattctaattttacatcaaattttttatatattataatgccACAAAAGCCATTTTTTGGCCTTAATAAAATATGACTCTCTTTTTTCTGGTTGCCGAATTTCTTTGGGCTGGCCATCATATATACCCttttctggaatttggttatagATCATCAATTTTGTCTTCATATATTGCAGGGGTAAGTCTGGAGGAACAATTTGGTTTGAGAGTTTTTTGCTCTATAAGTAGAAAATATTAGGTTGGCTCATTATATATGGTGCATTCTCTGTCTGTGGGGTTCAATGTAAGAAGAGTTGATGCATTAATAGAATAAGAACATCTAAGAGAAAGTTGGCCCGTTTGTTGTTGTGatgtttttttcatcttgtcgtGATGTTTGAGATTTTGAATATTAAACTTATGAAAACAATCTCTGAATCTGTTTTCGTTGCTCTGATCATGTCGTCCAAGTTGATAAATCAAATCATGAATTATCTTCATATTAACAGGTTCTGTAGTTTTGGTTTGCTCTGTTTCATTTATTCTCTGATCTTTACTATCTTTAGATATAGCTTCAAAATCTCACATTAACTTAAGATAACCTGTATTAACTTGTTTAGACTCTTGTTTAGGTATCATGAAGTAGAAACAACAGTGTAATGAAATGGATGATTGAAAAGAATAATGAGTTCCATTTAAAAATTCAAGTAATATTTAAAGAAACTTGAAGTTTGACAGTGCCCAGTGGCAACAAAGTGAAACGACAGATTAAAAAGAACACCTTTCGGTAAATCTGGAGAGGGAATTCTTTTGCACAGGAAGGGAAAAATTATCTATAGAAATTTTTACTTGTTTGTGTAGTTTTTTCTGTTTATATAAAGAATACAagttaaaacaactttttcatagtagtttatcaaaataatttgcTACCCAAGTTAATTATGAGACACAAAAgatagttttataaattttttatactaaaactACTCATCCTTTTCGTAGGAGTCTTTCTCATGCAACCGTTTTTTCTGCATTACACATTTATATCAGTCTTTATGTAAGGATCCCAATGCATCTCTTCTTCACTTTATGTTTTCCTTCGTGCTCCTTTTTTCATGCTTTGAATCTACCCCactttcattataattttaagtgtgttttttattcttttacgatcactttctgtttgtttttattttttttactttctttgtgGGCTGATtttgagtaaaaataaaaattggattaagataaaaatagtaATCTCTAATTGTTATACAACAATAATTACAGGAGATTCATTCAAAATTAGGCCTGCTTGTTATTTTTTAGTCAAACAACCTTATACATACGCGTTTTCCTCTTTCTAAATTCTTGTTTATTTCCCATACATAATTGTTGAACATAATTTTTGGCAAACGGAACATCTAATTAAATACGAGTTTTCCCCTACCATAATTGATCGAGTAACgtatttatattagttttggTTGGACTCTGTTAACGCATACTCTGAACAAAATGACATAATTTATACGTTTACAtctggataaaaaaaattacaacaataaattacaaaaaaataatagtaggTGTACATTTTAAGGGTTATAACAAGAgctaatatacatatatatacacatagacGCGTACACCATACGTGATATATGTGATATCAGTGTATCTAAAATGAGTGCAATATTTCGTGAATATTGCAAATTAGTCCTATATTTAAATAGATGTTGCTACATTTGCCAAAAATCTTCATAACTGAAGAATAGTAAAGGAGAATGGCAATCGGCGTTGGCATGATAGGCCGCAAAGGAGAATGGGGGGCGTGaatttgtttaactttaaaaataaaattagagcGCAAAGGGAAATTGGGTTAACATTAGAATCTACTTCACCATGAAGCACTCAATCTAGGAAGAAGTCTGCcttctatctttcttttttccaagTTGATTTAAGTTTCTGGATTTGTTTCATCTCCACAGCattttaacagttttttttaatccaaGATTCTGGATGAATCGAAGACCTTCGCAGGagtctttcttcttcctttggaACATTTGAAACAAGTTCTAGTTATGTTTCAGCATTATTTCAAAGAATGAAACATCTTAATTCTAAATGAAGATGCTTAGGCAGATATGCAGAAGGGAAGAGCTGGAAATTTTATTGCAAGATCAAACGCCGGTTTTCAAAACCTGAAGGCCTACTTAATAAAATTGGGAAAACTGTAATAGCAAAGCAAGCAGGAGATGCTTGCGTGGCCTCATCATGGTCCATTCACAACAAAGTCCTGGTTAAAATTTGAGATTCCCTCGACTACATACTattgtatgttatttttaaaaaaaggaaaaaaaaaaatcccgaCTAGTTTAACCAGACAGTCAATCAAGTCAAGTATACTGTTTAGTACTTttctaagaaaataattttatgcaGTCTTATATCAGGAAAATCAACAAAACACAATAATATAATTCTAGTATGAACACAATGTAGAATAAGCATATAGTACAAAAGGCCAAACACACAAGGGGAAAaaagattattatttatttgcacCGAGTCTTTCCCTTCCATGCAAGCATTCCAACTTTCATTTCACCATCACCAATAATGAGGTGAGTGCACTTTCTACACACCAATTGCATATGTTCATCCAACagttaaatttcaaaacctcTAAAGTTTTATGTACAATATTTTAAGCATTTTGTTCAACCTACAGGCAATATAAACAATTATCAGCTCTGTAGCTAAAACGGTTATAGTTGTCACTTCGCATGAATCTGacaatttttaagaaaaacatagCGTGATTTAATTGGAAAGTTTTGCACATTATGGTATTTTCCACATAACCTGATCCTTAATAATAGAAGTAAAGAACAAACCTGCAAGTTCGACAACCAAATGGTATCAACTATTCACTCCCAAAGTCTTCATAACTTAAACCTTCTGATATGGAGTCTAGCCTATTATTGTCTATTTAAAACCAAGATAACAACGGTATTAGCATTGCGGAACAAAACAACAGAATACAGGTGAGTGAAAATGTTTCTTACCTTGTTCTCCTCTGTCGAGAAAGTTTTCATTATCCGTAGCTAGGAAGGGTGACCTAGAATAGGTCTCCAGTATATCTGTCAAATAAGAAGCTTAACTATTAGTGCAGATTATTTATCCAATCCTATCTGTTTGTTACTTGATACACTAGTATGTAATAGCATAGAAAAAGGCTGGAaactttgaaaaatgaaaaaatatgaaatgctTGACTGGCATTATACTCAACACCATCAACAAAGATCCACTTTCTCTGACACGAGCAAAAGAATGCAATGCGTGAACAATACACAAGGATCCCACACAAGCTTGAGAGAAGACATACCAGAACTCTGAGAAAAATCGGCAGTCAGATCTGAAAGGCTAAAATTTCTGGGAATCTGCCCCAGAAATCCAAATGAAGAAGTGTCTGGATCTAGGACTGCATCGTTCAAAGAATGTGAGTTGGACTCGACATTAGTGAATGACGTAACTGAACTGCCACCAATAGCTGGGCGTGGCTCCAGGACATTTCCATCAGTACCAAACATGTAAGGAGAACAACCAGAATATCCAGGCTCAGATTTAATCATCCCACCGTTGATTCCTTGTATCAGACCCATGTTTGCGTTTTGAGCAGAAAGCATGCTCGGAGGACCATTAATCCTATTGCCATGAGCTGACATATCAACTGCAGCATGCATATTTGTATGTAGTGATGACCCACCATTATTAAACACACTAGGCAATCTGGAATCAACAGGATGTTGCATATTTTCTGGCTTCAAACTTGTTTGGGTTCGGTCTGCAGTGTAGCATGCTGGATTCTCCGGTACTGTAAAGTGAGATTTGATACAAAAATTTATCAGAATCAAACATGCAATAACAAGAGTAGAATTACACTAGTTACTTTACTCCCTTCATCAGTTTATTTGCTTATTTACAATACAAGAGTAGAATATGCAATTTGAATACTTAGAAGGCTACAAAGAATATGGCAGAAACAGTcataaaattagtatataataataattttcatgtTCCAGgaaattcattttcttctttgagaACTGCGAATGTCAGAcaaatttttcttcaaaaaaagaCCTCAAAAATATTGCAGCCAATAATAAGACAATTAAAACACAACGTCTTTTAGACTTCAATCTACTCCATCTAatctaaaga
The sequence above is drawn from the Vigna radiata var. radiata cultivar VC1973A unplaced genomic scaffold, Vradiata_ver6 scaffold_154, whole genome shotgun sequence genome and encodes:
- the LOC106752547 gene encoding uncharacterized protein LOC106752547, giving the protein MAMALDAAVWIVKMTWIALSGWISSCLTVADEFASSLRSGDIGPFHVG
- the LOC106752572 gene encoding uncharacterized protein LOC106752572 isoform X3, giving the protein MALKKVLVVVWQKLEEENEEFFKAYYARLVLKQQILQFNKLLDQQVQLMQLHSTAVASLPTTNGSHIPAVSSLPNSNGSHIPGIPENPACYTADRTQTSLKPENMQHPVDSRLPSVFNNGGSSLHTNMHAAVDMSAHGNRINGPPSMLSAQNANMGLIQGINGGMIKSEPGYSGCSPYMFGTDGNVLEPRPAIGGSSVTSFTNVESNSHSLNDAVLDPDTSSFGFLGQIPRNFSLSDLTADFSQSSDILETYSRSPFLATDNENFLDRGEQDNNRLDSISEGLSYEDFGSE
- the LOC106752572 gene encoding uncharacterized protein LOC106752572 isoform X2, with amino-acid sequence MVLNNTFFMDRIVWQKLEEENEEFFKAYYARLVLKQQILQFNKLLDQQVQLMQLHSTAVASLPTTNGSHIPAVSSLPNSNGSHIPGIPENPACYTADRTQTSLKPENMQHPVDSRLPSVFNNGGSSLHTNMHAAVDMSAHGNRINGPPSMLSAQNANMGLIQGINGGMIKSEPGYSGCSPYMFGTDGNVLEPRPAIGGSSVTSFTNVESNSHSLNDAVLDPDTSSFGFLGQIPRNFSLSDLTADFSQSSDILETYSRSPFLATDNENFLDRGEQDNNRLDSISEGLSYEDFGSE
- the LOC106752572 gene encoding uncharacterized protein LOC106752572 isoform X1; the protein is MSSGSVRRVSRQDIQLVQNLIERCLQLYMSQKEVVETLLAQAKIEPGFTELVWQKLEEENEEFFKAYYARLVLKQQILQFNKLLDQQVQLMQLHSTAVASLPTTNGSHIPAVSSLPNSNGSHIPGIPENPACYTADRTQTSLKPENMQHPVDSRLPSVFNNGGSSLHTNMHAAVDMSAHGNRINGPPSMLSAQNANMGLIQGINGGMIKSEPGYSGCSPYMFGTDGNVLEPRPAIGGSSVTSFTNVESNSHSLNDAVLDPDTSSFGFLGQIPRNFSLSDLTADFSQSSDILETYSRSPFLATDNENFLDRGEQDNNRLDSISEGLSYEDFGSE